A genomic stretch from Nocardia wallacei includes:
- a CDS encoding HAD-IIA family hydrolase: MDGVLVHEDHLVPGADKFLTELQAAEVPFLVLTNNSIRTPRDLQARLRHTGLDIPAEAIWTSALATATFLDEQRPGGTAYVVGESGLTTALHEIGYVLTDSDPDYVVLGETRTYSFEAITTAIRLVERGARFIATNPDATGPSREGVLPATGSVAALITRATGRDPYYIGKPNPLMMRSALRRIGAHSQSSVMIGDRMDTDVIAGLEAGMRTILVTSGISTRASVEHYPYRPTAVVDSVADLVGRTSDPFSVADA; encoded by the coding sequence ATGGACGGCGTGCTGGTGCACGAGGACCATCTGGTGCCGGGCGCCGACAAGTTCCTGACGGAGCTGCAGGCGGCCGAGGTCCCGTTTCTCGTGCTGACCAACAACTCCATCCGCACCCCCCGCGATCTGCAGGCACGGCTGCGGCACACCGGCCTGGACATTCCCGCCGAGGCGATCTGGACCTCGGCCCTGGCCACCGCGACCTTCCTGGACGAGCAGCGCCCCGGCGGCACCGCCTACGTGGTCGGGGAGTCGGGCCTCACCACGGCGCTGCACGAGATCGGCTACGTCCTGACCGACAGCGACCCCGACTACGTGGTTCTCGGCGAGACCCGCACCTACTCCTTCGAGGCGATCACCACCGCCATCCGGCTGGTCGAGCGTGGCGCTCGCTTCATCGCGACGAATCCGGACGCGACCGGCCCGTCCCGCGAGGGCGTGCTGCCCGCCACGGGTTCGGTCGCCGCCCTGATCACCCGTGCCACCGGCCGCGACCCGTACTACATCGGCAAGCCCAACCCGCTGATGATGCGTTCCGCCCTGCGCCGCATCGGCGCTCACTCCCAGTCCTCGGTCATGATCGGCGACCGGATGGACACCGATGTCATCGCGGGTTTGGAGGCCGGTATGCGCACCATCCTCGTCACCTCCGGCATCTCCACCCGGGCATCTGTCGAGCACTATCCCTACCGCCCGACCGCGGTCGTGGACTCCGTCGCCGACCTGGTGGGCCGCACCTCCGACCCGTTTTCCGTAGCGGACGCCTGA
- a CDS encoding MarR family winged helix-turn-helix transcriptional regulator, whose protein sequence is MAEQTIRTEQDLFATAAVTTFKLNGQFLAVAEELARPAGITVAWWQVLGAILREPLPVAGIAREMGLARQSVQRIADLLVAKGFAEYRPNPAHRRAKLVAVTETGHNAVRRINPQHADMAKRLAAELGPARLAEIADALTDLSAALDRLEAG, encoded by the coding sequence ATGGCCGAGCAGACGATCCGCACCGAACAGGACCTGTTCGCTACCGCGGCGGTCACCACGTTCAAACTGAACGGCCAATTCCTCGCCGTCGCGGAGGAATTGGCTCGCCCGGCGGGTATCACCGTGGCGTGGTGGCAGGTGCTGGGCGCCATCCTGCGCGAGCCCCTGCCGGTCGCCGGAATCGCTCGCGAGATGGGTCTGGCCCGCCAGAGCGTGCAGCGCATCGCGGACCTGTTGGTAGCCAAGGGTTTCGCCGAATACCGCCCCAACCCCGCCCACCGCCGCGCCAAACTCGTCGCCGTCACCGAGACCGGCCACAACGCCGTCCGCCGCATCAACCCCCAGCACGCCGACATGGCGAAACGCCTTGCCGCCGAACTGGGCCCGGCTCGCCTGGCCGAGATCGCCGACGCCCTGACGGACCTGTCCGCGGCCCTGGACCGCCTCGAGGCGGGGTGA
- a CDS encoding DJ-1/PfpI family protein: MMKTVHMAVYDTFADWEVGHATAHLNRPLWQREPGTWQVRTVGATADPVVSAGGMRVVPDITLAALSPADSAMLLLPGADTWVTGELAAFGCKAGEFLAAGVPVAGICGATFGLALAGLLDDRPHTSNDASFLAMSEYSGGAHYVAEPAVTAGDLITATGTRPVEFARAVLARLGVYEPHVLDAWYALYGNNDPQGFYALAEYEQRRSAPEPAAH; the protein is encoded by the coding sequence ATGATGAAAACAGTGCACATGGCCGTTTACGACACGTTCGCCGATTGGGAGGTGGGACACGCCACCGCCCACCTCAACCGGCCGCTGTGGCAGCGCGAACCTGGCACGTGGCAGGTCCGGACGGTCGGCGCGACGGCGGATCCGGTCGTGTCGGCGGGCGGGATGCGAGTGGTTCCGGACATCACGCTGGCGGCGCTGTCACCGGCCGACAGCGCGATGCTGCTCCTGCCGGGCGCCGACACGTGGGTCACCGGCGAGCTGGCCGCCTTCGGCTGCAAGGCGGGGGAGTTCCTGGCGGCGGGCGTGCCCGTGGCGGGCATCTGCGGGGCCACCTTCGGCCTGGCGCTGGCGGGACTGCTCGACGACCGCCCGCACACCAGCAACGACGCGAGTTTCCTTGCCATGAGCGAATATTCGGGCGGAGCGCACTACGTCGCCGAACCGGCGGTGACGGCCGGCGATCTCATCACGGCCACCGGCACCCGGCCCGTCGAGTTCGCGCGGGCCGTGCTGGCGCGGCTGGGTGTCTACGAGCCGCACGTGCTCGATGCCTGGTACGCCCTCTACGGCAACAACGATCCGCAGGGCTTCTACGCGCTGGCCGAGTACGAGCAGCGGCGCTCGGCGCCCGAGCCCGCGGCGCACTGA
- the nrdF gene encoding class 1b ribonucleoside-diphosphate reductase subunit beta, with protein MTTLVDRVHAINWNRLPDPQDAAVWDRLTGNFWLPERVPLSNDLHTWEQLTATEQQLTTRVFTGLTLLDTAQATVGAVAMLADAITPHEEAVLTNIAFMESVHAKSYSSIFSTLCSTRQIDAAFDWSEANPHLQRKAQIIVDYYRGDDAHKRKAASVMLESFLFYSGFFLPMRWSARGKLTNTADLVRLIIRDEAVHGFYIGYKCRRGLAELSEAERRDHRDYTYELLHTLYANEIEYAHDLYDEVGWTADVLPFMRFNANRALGNLGYEPAFAPEDCRVDPSILAALDPGAGENHDFFSGSGSSYVIGKQQQTEDADWDF; from the coding sequence ATGACCACACTCGTCGACCGCGTGCACGCGATCAACTGGAACCGCCTGCCCGACCCGCAGGACGCCGCGGTCTGGGACCGGCTGACCGGGAACTTCTGGCTGCCGGAGCGGGTACCGCTGTCCAACGACCTGCACACCTGGGAACAGCTCACCGCGACCGAACAACAGCTCACCACCAGGGTTTTCACCGGCCTCACACTGCTGGACACGGCGCAGGCCACCGTGGGCGCGGTCGCCATGCTGGCCGACGCGATCACCCCGCACGAGGAGGCCGTGCTGACCAACATCGCGTTCATGGAGTCGGTGCACGCCAAGAGCTACAGCTCGATCTTCTCCACGCTGTGCTCCACCCGCCAGATCGACGCCGCCTTCGACTGGTCCGAGGCCAATCCGCACCTGCAGCGCAAGGCGCAGATCATCGTCGACTACTACCGCGGCGACGATGCGCACAAGCGCAAGGCCGCCTCGGTGATGCTGGAATCGTTCCTGTTCTACTCCGGCTTCTTCCTGCCGATGCGCTGGTCGGCACGCGGAAAGCTCACCAACACAGCCGATCTCGTCCGGCTCATCATCAGAGACGAAGCGGTGCACGGCTTCTACATCGGCTACAAGTGCCGCCGCGGCCTGGCCGAGTTGTCCGAGGCCGAACGCCGGGACCACCGCGACTACACCTACGAACTGCTACACACGCTGTACGCCAACGAGATCGAGTACGCGCACGACCTCTACGACGAGGTCGGCTGGACCGCGGACGTCCTGCCGTTCATGCGGTTCAACGCCAATCGCGCACTGGGCAATCTCGGCTACGAGCCCGCCTTCGCCCCCGAGGACTGCCGGGTCGACCCGTCGATCCTCGCCGCGCTCGATCCGGGCGCGGGCGAGAACCACGACTTCTTCTCCGGCTCCGGCAGTTCCTACGTCATCGGCAAACAGCAGCAGACCGAGGACGCCGACTGGGACTTCTGA
- a CDS encoding O-succinylhomoserine sulfhydrylase codes for MITGGAFDKPLPEGVGPATLGVRGGLRRSGFEETAEALYLSSGFVYESAEAAEAAFTGDVEHFVYSRYGNPTVAMFEERMRLIEGAEACFATASGMSAVFTALAALLGEGDRLVAARSLFGSCFVVCNEILPRWGVETVFVDGEDLDQWAAALSQPTQAVFFETPSNPMQTLVDVRRVSELAHAAGAKVVLDNVFATPLLQRSLDLGADIVVYSGTKHIDGQGRVLGGAILGPNDYIDGPVKHLMRHTGPALSAFNAWTLLKGLETMPLRVRQSAESALRVAEFLERHPAVSWTKYPFLPSHPQYALAREQMSAGGTVVTFELASGSGDGAAKKRAFEVLNRLRIVDISNNLGDAKTLITHPATTTHRAMGPEGRAAVGITDGVVRISIGLEDVEDLLGDLEQALS; via the coding sequence GTGATCACCGGCGGCGCGTTCGACAAGCCGCTGCCCGAGGGCGTGGGTCCGGCGACCCTGGGCGTGCGCGGCGGGCTGCGGCGATCCGGGTTCGAGGAGACCGCCGAGGCGCTGTATCTGTCCTCCGGTTTCGTGTACGAGAGCGCCGAGGCGGCCGAGGCCGCGTTCACCGGCGACGTCGAACATTTCGTGTACTCGCGCTACGGCAACCCGACGGTCGCCATGTTCGAGGAGCGGATGCGCCTGATCGAGGGCGCCGAGGCGTGCTTCGCCACCGCCAGTGGCATGTCGGCCGTATTCACCGCGCTCGCGGCGCTGCTGGGCGAGGGTGATCGGCTGGTGGCCGCGCGCAGCCTGTTCGGATCGTGTTTCGTGGTCTGCAACGAGATCCTGCCGCGCTGGGGCGTGGAGACCGTCTTCGTCGACGGGGAGGATCTCGATCAGTGGGCGGCGGCGCTGTCACAGCCCACCCAGGCGGTGTTCTTCGAGACGCCCTCGAACCCGATGCAGACCCTCGTCGATGTCCGCCGGGTGTCCGAGCTGGCGCATGCCGCGGGCGCGAAAGTGGTGCTGGACAACGTCTTCGCCACTCCGCTGCTGCAGCGCAGCCTGGATCTGGGCGCCGACATCGTGGTGTATTCGGGCACCAAGCACATCGACGGTCAGGGCCGGGTGCTCGGCGGCGCCATCCTGGGCCCGAACGACTACATCGACGGTCCGGTGAAGCACCTCATGCGCCACACCGGCCCGGCGCTGAGCGCGTTCAACGCCTGGACCCTGCTCAAAGGATTGGAGACCATGCCGCTGCGGGTGCGCCAGTCCGCGGAGTCGGCGCTGCGGGTGGCGGAATTCCTGGAGCGCCACCCCGCCGTCTCCTGGACGAAATACCCCTTCCTGCCATCACATCCGCAGTACGCGCTGGCGCGGGAGCAGATGTCGGCGGGCGGTACCGTCGTCACCTTCGAGCTCGCGTCCGGCAGCGGCGACGGTGCGGCGAAGAAACGCGCGTTCGAGGTGCTCAACCGGTTGCGCATCGTCGACATCTCCAACAACCTCGGCGACGCCAAGACCCTGATCACGCATCCGGCCACCACCACCCACCGGGCGATGGGACCGGAAGGGCGTGCGGCCGTGGGCATTACCGACGGCGTGGTGCGGATCTCGATCGGCCTGGAGGACGTCGAGGATCTGCTCGGCGATCTGGAACAGGCGCTGAGCTGA
- a CDS encoding rhodanese-like domain-containing protein gives MSYAGDITPKQAWDLLRDNPDAVLVDVRTEAEWRFVGVPDTSSIDRPTALIEWVDGTGAPNAQFVDQLKQVLAERNPDGDAPVIFLCRSGQRSIGAATAATAAGFAPSYNVLEGFEGPLDPQGHRGGAGWRAHGLPWRQS, from the coding sequence GTGAGTTATGCGGGCGACATCACCCCGAAGCAGGCGTGGGACCTGTTGCGCGACAATCCCGATGCGGTTCTGGTCGACGTGCGGACCGAGGCCGAGTGGCGGTTCGTCGGGGTGCCGGACACCAGCTCGATCGATCGGCCGACGGCACTGATCGAATGGGTCGACGGGACGGGCGCGCCCAACGCGCAGTTCGTCGATCAGCTGAAGCAGGTACTGGCCGAGCGGAATCCGGACGGCGACGCCCCGGTGATCTTCCTCTGCCGGTCCGGGCAGCGCTCCATCGGTGCCGCGACCGCGGCGACGGCGGCCGGTTTCGCGCCGTCCTACAACGTGCTCGAGGGCTTCGAGGGCCCGCTGGATCCGCAGGGGCATCGCGGCGGCGCCGGCTGGCGCGCCCACGGACTCCCGTGGCGGCAGTCGTGA